A DNA window from Aestuariispira ectoiniformans contains the following coding sequences:
- a CDS encoding DUF1007 family protein encodes MVEKSTHRQALKAMAVSAVALVLSASPSLAHPHAWIDAATELQLNDRQELTALTIHWQFDPAYSSFATEGLDKDGDGQISPAELKPLAAQNVKALKDYRYFTEIDVDGKQVDFGEVTDFSSDFNGLQLSMTFTVPLASPVYVKTHAITYSLYDPTYYVEILHQEDHPISFTGHKVDGCSAELEKPNLEAAMSSLPDLTNEQTFAEDAPGPLSYGAMFAEKVHLICN; translated from the coding sequence ATGGTTGAAAAAAGCACACACAGACAGGCATTAAAAGCCATGGCCGTATCGGCTGTGGCTCTTGTGCTGTCGGCATCACCCTCGCTGGCCCATCCGCATGCCTGGATTGATGCGGCAACCGAATTGCAGCTCAATGACAGGCAGGAACTGACCGCGCTTACCATTCATTGGCAGTTCGACCCGGCCTATAGCAGTTTTGCCACTGAAGGTCTCGACAAGGACGGCGACGGTCAGATCAGCCCAGCGGAACTGAAACCGCTGGCCGCGCAAAATGTGAAGGCCCTCAAGGACTATCGCTATTTCACGGAAATTGATGTGGATGGCAAACAGGTCGATTTTGGCGAAGTGACTGATTTTTCGTCCGATTTCAACGGGCTGCAGCTCAGCATGACTTTCACCGTTCCACTGGCCTCACCGGTCTATGTGAAGACCCATGCGATTACCTATTCGCTGTATGATCCGACCTATTATGTGGAAATCCTCCATCAGGAAGATCACCCGATCTCCTTCACCGGTCACAAGGTTGACGGTTGTTCTGCAGAACTGGAAAAACCCAATCTGGAAGCAGCCATGAGCAGCCTGCCCGACCTCACCAATGAACAGACCTTTGCAGAGGACGCCCCCGGACCGCTTAGCTATGGGGCCATGTTTGCCGAAAAGGTTCATCTGATATGCAATTGA
- a CDS encoding nickel/cobalt transporter yields MQLKSWFPALALVCGLVAGGLIFADMSHAASPLAPASGETTTAASDPGFLDQAIFFVQQKQNAFHRELTRAIQGLKSAESRTTAGWTLISLGFLYGIFHAAGPGHGKAVISAYLLANENMVRRGILISFAASFAQGLCAIILVLATVGLLDLQMRKSMEAARWFEVGSYALITGLGLLLFIRAISGLVRKKPPVHSCGHSHGGHSHGGVACNHNHGPSTDQLRDPLSWKSTAALVLSIGMRPCSGSILVLLFAASIGFYGYGTLTVLAVSLGTAITVSALAVLTLLSRKTALHVLKLEGDKAARMELMVKALAGVVIVLFGLILLSSLAAGPHPLFR; encoded by the coding sequence ATGCAATTGAAGTCCTGGTTTCCGGCACTGGCCCTTGTCTGCGGGCTTGTTGCAGGTGGGTTGATTTTTGCCGATATGTCCCATGCGGCATCACCGCTCGCCCCTGCATCGGGCGAAACAACGACGGCAGCAAGTGATCCCGGTTTTCTTGATCAGGCCATTTTCTTTGTGCAGCAGAAACAGAATGCCTTTCACCGGGAACTGACGCGGGCGATCCAGGGATTGAAGTCTGCGGAAAGCCGTACTACTGCGGGCTGGACGCTGATTTCCCTCGGTTTTCTTTACGGCATTTTCCATGCCGCGGGGCCCGGCCACGGCAAGGCCGTGATCAGTGCCTATCTGTTGGCCAATGAGAACATGGTCCGGCGCGGCATCCTCATCTCTTTTGCCGCCTCTTTCGCGCAGGGTCTTTGTGCAATCATCCTGGTCCTCGCCACGGTCGGCCTTCTGGACCTGCAAATGCGCAAAAGCATGGAAGCGGCCCGCTGGTTCGAAGTGGGCAGCTATGCCCTGATCACCGGGCTTGGCCTGTTACTATTCATTCGCGCGATATCTGGCCTCGTCAGGAAAAAGCCGCCGGTTCACAGTTGCGGCCACAGCCATGGGGGCCATAGCCACGGCGGTGTGGCCTGCAACCACAATCACGGCCCGTCGACCGATCAGCTTCGAGACCCGCTGTCCTGGAAATCGACCGCTGCACTGGTGCTTTCGATCGGGATGCGTCCCTGCAGCGGCTCCATACTGGTTCTGCTTTTCGCTGCCAGCATCGGTTTTTATGGCTACGGCACGCTGACCGTCCTTGCGGTATCCCTGGGCACGGCCATTACGGTCAGCGCGCTGGCCGTTCTTACCCTGCTTTCGCGCAAGACAGCCCTGCATGTTCTGAAGCTGGAAGGAGACAAGGCCGCGCGCATGGAACTGATGGTCAAGGCGCTTGCGGGCGTTGTCATTGTGCTGTTCGGCCTGATCCTGCTGAGCAGTCTGGCCGCCGGTCCACACCCGCTTTTCCGCTAG
- a CDS encoding COQ9 family protein, with product MAGKNSDNPAQDTHPDDNIRDLRDRLTKETLAHVPFDGWGKQALLMGADDIGVAHDEALRVFPDLPKDMISWHSMMADRAMVAEMQKLDLATMRVTEKVRRAIILRLTQNADDREAIKKGLAFLAMPGNSILASRLLYRTVDDIWFVAGDTATDWNFYSKRALLAGVYSSTVLFWLADHSEGFKDTFAFMDRRLADVMKIPKVTGKLGSAMCFLPRRVKAMRSFRAGARAGSAGGSRFAR from the coding sequence ATGGCCGGAAAGAACAGCGATAATCCCGCCCAGGATACCCATCCGGATGACAACATCCGCGACCTGCGTGACCGGCTGACCAAGGAAACTCTTGCCCATGTGCCCTTTGACGGCTGGGGCAAACAGGCCTTGCTGATGGGGGCGGACGATATCGGTGTTGCCCATGATGAGGCCCTGCGCGTCTTCCCGGACCTGCCGAAAGATATGATCTCCTGGCATTCCATGATGGCCGACCGGGCCATGGTGGCGGAAATGCAAAAGCTGGACCTTGCCACCATGCGGGTGACGGAGAAGGTGCGCCGCGCCATCATACTGCGCCTGACGCAGAATGCCGATGATCGCGAGGCCATCAAGAAGGGGCTGGCTTTCCTTGCCATGCCCGGTAACAGCATTCTGGCAAGCCGCCTTTTATACCGCACGGTGGATGATATCTGGTTTGTCGCCGGTGACACCGCAACCGATTGGAATTTCTATAGCAAACGTGCCCTGTTGGCAGGCGTATACAGCTCGACCGTTCTCTTCTGGTTGGCGGATCATTCCGAGGGCTTCAAGGATACCTTTGCATTCATGGATCGCCGCCTTGCGGACGTCATGAAAATTCCGAAGGTAACCGGCAAGCTGGGTAGTGCCATGTGTTTCCTGCCACGCCGGGTCAAGGCGATGCGGTCCTTCCGGGCCGGTGCCCGTGCCGGTAGCGCCGGTGGTTCGCGCTTTGCCAGATAG
- the def gene encoding peptide deformylase — protein MSILKIARMGHPVLTQAASPVVDPTAPELRQLFSDMVDTMLDAAGTGLAAPQVHESLRMVIYFVKAGRGRGPVEKDVPLTVLINPEITPLGDELVYDWEGCLSVPGLTGLVPRWQEIHLKALNLEGDPIDMVLDGFHARVVQHECDHLDGILYPSRMDDLSLLMFSDEMRHGMPERAKVLMGEE, from the coding sequence ATGTCGATACTCAAAATCGCCCGGATGGGCCATCCCGTACTGACCCAGGCGGCAAGCCCGGTCGTCGATCCAACCGCGCCTGAACTCCGTCAGTTGTTTTCAGACATGGTGGATACCATGCTTGATGCCGCCGGAACAGGCTTGGCGGCGCCGCAGGTGCATGAATCCCTGCGCATGGTGATCTATTTCGTCAAGGCGGGTCGGGGGCGTGGACCGGTTGAAAAGGATGTCCCGCTGACGGTTTTGATCAATCCGGAAATTACGCCGCTCGGTGATGAACTGGTCTATGACTGGGAGGGATGTCTGTCCGTGCCTGGGTTGACCGGGCTGGTGCCGCGCTGGCAAGAAATCCACCTCAAGGCCCTGAATTTAGAGGGTGATCCCATTGATATGGTGTTGGACGGATTCCATGCCCGCGTGGTACAACATGAATGCGATCATCTGGATGGCATTTTGTATCCATCGCGGATGGACGACTTATCCTTGCTGATGTTTTCTGACGAGATGCGCCATGGCATGCCAGAGCGCGCGAAGGTTTTGATGGGAGAAGAATAA
- the rpsU gene encoding 30S ribosomal protein S21: MQVVVRDNNVDQALRALKKKLQREGVFREMKLRRHFEKPSEKKARVKAEAVRRHRKLMRKRLEREGF, encoded by the coding sequence ATGCAGGTTGTCGTACGCGATAACAACGTGGATCAGGCTCTACGCGCTCTCAAGAAGAAGCTTCAACGTGAAGGCGTCTTCCGCGAGATGAAACTGCGCCGGCATTTTGAAAAGCCGTCGGAGAAAAAAGCGCGCGTAAAAGCTGAAGCGGTCCGGCGCCATCGCAAACTGATGCGTAAACGCCTCGAACGCGAAGGCTTCTAG
- a CDS encoding VOC family protein, producing the protein MATKSTKEAWSVSPEEYGRSLNGFGVNLLVRDMEASLAFAQDVLQAETVYWNEDFAVLRRGGASWMLHADHTYEDNPLLGFVQGQEGRGAGVELRLYDLDPDATEARARTRGDHVLSGAQDKPHGLRECYLLDPDGYCWVPSRPL; encoded by the coding sequence ATGGCAACAAAAAGCACAAAGGAAGCCTGGTCGGTTTCACCGGAGGAATACGGTCGATCGTTAAACGGCTTCGGCGTCAATCTGCTGGTTCGTGATATGGAGGCGAGCCTTGCCTTCGCCCAGGACGTCTTGCAGGCGGAAACCGTCTATTGGAATGAGGATTTCGCCGTCCTGCGCCGGGGCGGGGCAAGCTGGATGCTGCATGCGGACCATACCTATGAGGACAATCCGCTGCTGGGCTTTGTACAAGGACAGGAAGGGCGCGGCGCAGGCGTCGAACTGCGCCTGTACGACCTGGACCCGGACGCCACGGAAGCACGTGCGCGTACAAGGGGCGACCATGTTCTGTCCGGGGCGCAGGACAAGCCTCACGGACTTCGAGAATGCTACCTGCTTGACCCCGATGGCTATTGTTGGGTCCCAAGCCGTCCCCTATAA
- a CDS encoding GNAT family N-acetyltransferase, with the protein MGLQKPDDLIIKTERLTLRPRVKADADVLHASFSDPELMKYWSRPPTTSLEETRTYVTNNLERNVDLCCLWSIDYEGSLAGTVDLFGWHDDMMELGYLVAKQHQGKGLSYEAAKAVVDFGFGKLDLHRIEAQLHPDNAASSGLLEKLGFQREGHLRLNYCIEGTYSDTLIYGLLASDPRP; encoded by the coding sequence ATGGGGCTGCAAAAACCCGACGACCTGATCATAAAAACCGAACGCCTGACCTTGCGCCCGCGGGTCAAGGCGGACGCAGATGTCTTGCACGCGTCCTTCAGCGACCCGGAACTCATGAAATACTGGAGCCGCCCGCCCACCACGTCTCTGGAGGAAACCCGCACTTACGTTACCAATAATCTCGAGAGAAATGTCGACCTCTGCTGCTTGTGGAGCATTGACTATGAGGGAAGTCTTGCCGGAACGGTCGACCTGTTCGGCTGGCATGATGACATGATGGAACTGGGTTATCTGGTGGCGAAACAACACCAGGGCAAAGGCCTGTCCTACGAAGCGGCAAAGGCAGTTGTTGATTTTGGTTTCGGTAAACTCGACCTGCACCGGATCGAGGCCCAGCTTCACCCGGATAATGCCGCCTCTTCCGGCCTGCTGGAAAAGCTGGGCTTTCAGCGCGAGGGCCATTTACGGCTGAATTATTGCATCGAAGGCACCTACAGCGACACGCTGATCTACGGCCTGCTGGCCAGCGATCCACGCCCCTGA
- a CDS encoding metal-dependent hydrolase family protein, translating to MTILFKGGLVFDGKGETYEGYGVLVEGDRIKRVAPMAEFEGYAGEVVDTTGGTLMPGLTDCHVHLCMAGTADPKAAMDKLSDAAITVLALKHAQDTLRAGITSIRDCGGKDYLEFAVRDAIKKGEFQGPTIMASGRMICMTGGHGNRWGRIADGCDEVIKAVREQVHAGSDMIKIMATGGVMTPGVDPEDAHYTAEEMRAGVQEARRFRKTTASHAQGGEGILNAVRAGIHSIEHGIFMDDTCLEEMLAGGTYLVPTIAALRNIVDGASKGGIPPYVVEKANRVAERHQESFKTFYKAGGKIAMGTDAGTPFNRHGDNPQELSLMVDYGMAPKDALVCGTFNGADLMGLEDQGYVGEGAMADLLVVNGNPVEDINMAADTANHRQVFKWGEAVR from the coding sequence ATGACGATTCTGTTTAAAGGTGGCCTGGTCTTCGACGGTAAGGGCGAGACCTATGAAGGCTATGGCGTTCTGGTGGAAGGTGACCGTATCAAGCGCGTTGCCCCCATGGCAGAATTTGAAGGCTATGCCGGGGAAGTGGTGGATACCACCGGCGGCACGCTGATGCCCGGCCTGACGGACTGCCATGTGCATCTCTGCATGGCGGGAACCGCAGACCCGAAAGCCGCCATGGACAAGCTTTCTGATGCTGCGATTACCGTGCTTGCGCTGAAACATGCGCAGGATACCCTGCGCGCGGGCATCACGTCCATCCGCGACTGCGGTGGCAAGGACTATCTGGAATTCGCGGTTCGTGATGCGATCAAGAAAGGCGAGTTCCAGGGGCCGACCATCATGGCCTCGGGCCGGATGATCTGCATGACCGGTGGTCACGGCAACCGTTGGGGCCGGATCGCTGACGGCTGCGATGAGGTGATCAAGGCCGTTCGTGAACAGGTCCACGCCGGATCAGACATGATCAAAATCATGGCGACAGGCGGTGTCATGACCCCGGGTGTCGACCCGGAAGACGCGCATTACACTGCAGAAGAAATGCGGGCCGGTGTGCAGGAAGCACGTCGTTTCCGCAAAACGACCGCCAGCCACGCCCAGGGCGGGGAAGGCATCCTGAACGCAGTGCGCGCAGGCATCCATTCCATTGAGCATGGTATTTTCATGGATGATACCTGCCTGGAAGAGATGCTGGCTGGCGGGACCTATCTGGTGCCGACGATCGCAGCCCTGCGCAACATTGTCGATGGCGCATCCAAGGGCGGTATCCCGCCCTATGTGGTGGAAAAGGCCAATCGCGTGGCGGAACGTCACCAGGAATCCTTCAAGACCTTCTATAAGGCCGGCGGCAAGATCGCCATGGGGACGGATGCAGGCACGCCCTTCAACCGGCATGGCGACAATCCGCAGGAATTGTCCCTGATGGTGGATTATGGCATGGCGCCCAAGGATGCGCTGGTCTGCGGCACCTTCAACGGGGCTGACCTGATGGGCCTCGAAGACCAGGGCTATGTCGGTGAAGGCGCTATGGCAGACCTGCTGGTGGTCAATGGCAACCCGGTTGAGGATATCAATATGGCAGCCGATACGGCAAACCATCGCCAAGTGTTTAAGTGGGGGGAAGCTGTTCGCTAA
- a CDS encoding ABC transporter ATP-binding protein, translating to MSLLEVKDLRIEFPSRRGVMVAVEGVSLTVNPGEVLGVVGESGAGKSTIGNAVIGLLERPGRMAAGEVYLEGKRIDNLSEADKRKLRGRRIGMIFQDPLTSLNPLQTIEQQLVETIDLHLKLGEAESRKRAVDMLRQVGIPDPESRVKQYPHQFSGGMRQRVVIALALCAEPEVIIADEPTTALDVSIQAQILDLIKKLCREKNVGMLIITHDMGVIADVTDRVAVMYRGNLVEEGTTQKILGDPDHPYTKSLISAVPRPDVRLDRFPLVEYIEAAEEPKKQLDISTHWLGQARDFGADHDGALLEINDLQMKFIAKDALFRKNRKYFNAVKGVSFDIKPGEVFGLVGESGSGKSTVARMISGLYRPAGGTITFAGKELTGIRSEKEMDGFRRQMQMIFQDPYSSLNARMKVMDIVAEPIRFHGLTSSRKETEQIVRDLLDHVGLGEKAALKYPHEFSGGQRQRISIARALATRPRFLICDEPTSALDVSIQAQILNLLKDLQEELGLTMLFISHDLPVIRQMCDRVGVMKGGELCEVGETEQLFENPQHDYTRHLLSLMPKLNTLTPMSDSVEQQAGDTVLVH from the coding sequence ATGTCTCTGTTGGAAGTTAAAGACCTGCGCATCGAGTTTCCCAGCCGCCGTGGTGTTATGGTGGCTGTGGAAGGCGTATCGCTCACCGTGAACCCGGGTGAAGTCCTCGGTGTCGTGGGCGAATCCGGTGCTGGTAAATCGACCATTGGCAATGCAGTGATCGGCCTGCTCGAACGACCCGGCCGCATGGCCGCTGGTGAGGTCTATCTGGAAGGTAAACGAATTGATAATCTGTCGGAGGCGGACAAGCGCAAATTGCGTGGCCGCCGCATCGGCATGATCTTCCAGGACCCGCTGACGTCGCTCAACCCGCTGCAGACCATCGAACAGCAGTTGGTGGAGACCATAGACCTGCATCTGAAGCTGGGCGAGGCGGAATCCAGGAAACGGGCGGTGGATATGCTGCGTCAGGTGGGGATTCCCGATCCGGAAAGCCGCGTGAAACAGTATCCCCATCAGTTCTCCGGCGGTATGCGCCAGCGCGTGGTGATCGCGCTCGCCCTTTGTGCGGAGCCGGAGGTGATCATCGCCGACGAGCCGACAACAGCCCTTGATGTCAGTATCCAGGCGCAGATCCTGGATCTGATCAAGAAACTGTGCCGGGAAAAGAATGTAGGCATGTTGATCATCACCCACGATATGGGTGTGATTGCCGATGTGACGGACCGGGTTGCGGTCATGTATCGCGGCAATCTGGTGGAAGAGGGAACAACCCAGAAAATCCTGGGCGATCCGGACCACCCCTATACCAAGAGCCTGATCAGCGCCGTGCCGCGTCCGGACGTGCGCTTGGATCGTTTCCCGCTGGTGGAATATATCGAGGCGGCGGAAGAGCCGAAAAAACAGCTCGATATTTCAACCCACTGGCTGGGCCAGGCACGCGATTTCGGTGCCGACCACGATGGTGCGCTGCTAGAGATCAACGACCTCCAGATGAAATTCATCGCCAAGGATGCGCTGTTCAGGAAGAACAGAAAGTATTTCAATGCGGTGAAAGGCGTCAGCTTTGACATCAAGCCGGGCGAGGTTTTTGGGCTGGTGGGCGAAAGCGGCAGTGGGAAATCCACCGTGGCGCGGATGATTTCGGGCCTCTACAGACCGGCAGGCGGTACGATTACCTTTGCTGGCAAGGAGCTGACCGGAATCAGGTCCGAAAAGGAAATGGACGGGTTCCGCCGTCAGATGCAGATGATTTTCCAGGACCCGTATTCCTCGCTTAACGCGCGGATGAAGGTGATGGACATTGTCGCCGAACCGATCCGCTTCCACGGGTTGACCAGTTCCCGCAAGGAAACCGAACAGATCGTTCGCGATTTGCTGGACCATGTGGGGCTGGGTGAGAAGGCCGCGCTGAAATATCCGCATGAATTCTCCGGCGGCCAGCGTCAGCGTATTTCCATTGCCCGTGCCTTGGCGACCCGTCCGCGGTTCCTGATCTGTGACGAACCGACATCGGCGCTCGATGTTTCCATCCAGGCACAAATCCTGAACCTGCTGAAGGACTTGCAGGAAGAGCTCGGCCTGACGATGCTGTTTATCAGCCATGACCTGCCGGTAATCCGCCAGATGTGTGACCGCGTCGGTGTGATGAAAGGCGGGGAATTGTGTGAGGTTGGTGAAACTGAACAGCTCTTTGAGAATCCACAGCATGACTATACCAGGCATTTGTTGAGCCTGATGCCGAAGCTGAACACCCTGACACCAATGTCCGACAGTGTGGAACAGCAGGCAGGCGACACAGTTCTGGTGCATTGA
- a CDS encoding ABC transporter permease, producing the protein MANNNRTGMGETLRRAFDSDLWYSFSHSPIVILSAVVTLVIIFAATFAPWVAPHNPFDLASIDIMDASLPPFWDEFEGDARFLLGTDDQGRDILSTILYGARISLIVGFASVAFSVVLGVALGLISGYVGGRTDVLIMRIADVQLSFPAILIALLVDGVARGILPREMHDEVAIYVLVFAIGISGWVQYARTVRGSTMVEKGKEYVQAARVIGIRPATILVRHILPNVTGPVLVIGTIHLAIAIITEATLSFLGVGVPPTTPSLGTLIRIGNDYLFSGEWWITIFPGIALILLVLSVNLLGDWLRDALNPKLR; encoded by the coding sequence ATGGCAAATAACAATCGTACCGGAATGGGTGAGACACTGCGACGCGCTTTTGACAGCGACCTGTGGTACAGCTTTTCCCATTCGCCCATCGTTATCCTGTCCGCAGTGGTGACGCTGGTTATTATTTTCGCGGCCACATTCGCCCCCTGGGTAGCGCCGCATAACCCCTTCGATCTGGCCAGCATCGACATCATGGATGCCAGCCTGCCGCCCTTCTGGGACGAATTCGAAGGCGATGCCCGCTTCCTGCTGGGAACGGACGACCAGGGCCGCGATATCCTGTCGACCATTCTTTATGGTGCCCGGATTTCCCTGATCGTCGGGTTCGCCTCTGTGGCTTTCTCCGTCGTGTTGGGTGTGGCGCTTGGCCTTATCAGTGGCTATGTCGGTGGTCGCACTGACGTCCTGATCATGCGTATTGCCGACGTGCAGCTTTCCTTCCCGGCCATTTTGATCGCTTTGCTGGTCGATGGTGTCGCGAGGGGGATTTTGCCGCGTGAGATGCATGACGAGGTCGCGATCTACGTTCTGGTCTTTGCAATCGGCATTTCTGGCTGGGTGCAATATGCGCGTACGGTGCGTGGCTCCACTATGGTGGAAAAGGGCAAGGAATACGTGCAGGCGGCTCGCGTGATCGGGATTCGCCCGGCAACCATTCTGGTTCGTCATATCCTGCCGAACGTTACCGGGCCGGTTCTGGTGATCGGCACCATTCATCTGGCGATTGCAATCATTACCGAGGCAACGCTCAGCTTCCTCGGGGTCGGCGTTCCGCCGACCACACCGTCGCTGGGCACGTTGATCCGTATCGGTAACGATTATCTTTTCTCCGGGGAATGGTGGATCACGATCTTCCCGGGGATCGCCCTGATCCTGTTGGTTCTGTCGGTTAACCTGCTGGGTGACTGGCTGCGCGATGCGCTGAACCCGAAACTGCGCTAA
- a CDS encoding ABC transporter permease: protein MISFIFKRLLQSIMVMLTVALIAFSLFNYVGDPINNMVGQDTTLAEREQLRENLGLNDPFVVQFGRFIAKAATGDFGLSYRQKQPVSDLIAERMPATLELSFVSAFLALAIGIPMGVYTALNRNSALSKLFMTLSLVGVSLPTFLIGILLILLFGVVWQVLPTFGRGEVVSLGWWTTGFLTVSGWKALIMPAFTLALFQMTLIMRLVRAEMLEVLRTDFIKFAKARGLPTRSIHFRHALKNTMVPVITITGLQLGSIIAFAIITESVFQWPGMGLLFIQAISEVDIPVMAAYLVMIALFFVVINLTVDILYFLVDPRLRADKATANG from the coding sequence ATGATTTCCTTCATATTCAAGCGGCTGTTGCAAAGCATTATGGTCATGCTGACCGTGGCATTGATCGCTTTCAGTCTGTTCAACTATGTCGGTGACCCGATCAACAATATGGTCGGTCAGGACACGACACTTGCGGAACGCGAGCAATTGCGTGAGAACCTCGGATTGAACGACCCCTTTGTGGTTCAGTTCGGCCGGTTCATCGCCAAGGCTGCGACGGGTGACTTCGGTCTTTCCTATCGCCAGAAGCAACCGGTCAGCGACCTGATCGCGGAACGGATGCCGGCGACCCTGGAATTGTCGTTTGTGTCCGCCTTTCTGGCACTGGCAATCGGTATCCCCATGGGGGTTTATACCGCGTTGAACAGAAACAGCGCCCTATCCAAATTATTCATGACGTTGTCCCTGGTCGGGGTGTCGTTGCCGACCTTCCTGATCGGTATCCTGCTGATCCTGCTCTTTGGTGTGGTCTGGCAGGTGCTGCCCACATTCGGACGCGGGGAGGTGGTAAGCCTCGGCTGGTGGACCACCGGCTTCCTGACCGTATCCGGCTGGAAGGCCCTGATCATGCCGGCCTTCACGCTGGCGCTGTTCCAGATGACGTTGATCATGCGCCTTGTACGGGCCGAGATGCTGGAAGTGCTGCGGACGGACTTTATCAAGTTCGCCAAGGCGCGTGGCCTGCCGACCCGGTCCATCCATTTCCGCCATGCGTTGAAAAACACCATGGTGCCGGTGATCACCATTACCGGTCTGCAACTGGGGTCGATTATCGCCTTTGCGATTATCACCGAAAGTGTATTCCAGTGGCCGGGCATGGGCCTGTTGTTCATTCAGGCGATCAGTGAGGTCGATATCCCCGTGATGGCGGCCTATCTGGTCATGATTGCGTTGTTCTTCGTGGTGATCAACCTCACCGTGGACATTCTGTATTTCCTCGTCGACCCGCGCCTTCGCGCCGACAAGGCGACGGCCAACGGTTGA
- a CDS encoding ABC transporter substrate-binding protein: MNMLKKSLMAAVALGVAAAVMPAQAETFKYSFQGDVQSLDPHSLNETFSLGFWGNIYEGLTAYDENLGLIPALAESWENPEPNKWIFHIRKGVKFHDGGDLTADDVIFSWQRALSEGSDMKVRAGAIKKMTKVDDFTIEAWTADPMPILMQEMTTLYIMDKEWSEAHNTTTSVNASGGTENNYAGLHANGTGPFKVVERQPDVKTTLTRFDGYWADIKSNVTDVEFTPIKQAATRVAALISGEMDLIYPVPVQDWKRLDEADGVKPLTGPEARTIFLGMDQSRDELLYSNVKGKNPFKDKRVREAFAHAINLSAIKKKIMRGAATPAGLLVAPQINGFNKALNKPYEYNPKKSIALLQEAGYPNGFEVSMDCPNNRYVNDEKICQAVASMLAKVGVKINVNAQPKSKYFAKVLATNDFDTSFYLLGWTPSSIDAHNAYQNLMHCQDRENQLGLFNLGNFCNKRVDELTAQIGTETDPAKRQALFDEGFKIVKDEVGYLPIHQQPLSWGVRDGVSVAQRADNVLDIRNVVMP, from the coding sequence ATGAATATGCTGAAAAAATCGTTGATGGCGGCAGTGGCGCTTGGCGTTGCGGCGGCTGTTATGCCGGCACAGGCAGAAACGTTTAAATATTCCTTCCAGGGTGACGTCCAGTCGTTGGACCCGCACAGCCTGAACGAAACCTTCTCGCTGGGTTTCTGGGGGAACATTTATGAAGGTCTGACGGCCTATGATGAAAACCTGGGGCTGATTCCGGCCCTGGCGGAATCCTGGGAAAATCCGGAGCCCAACAAATGGATTTTCCATATCCGCAAGGGTGTGAAATTCCATGACGGCGGAGACCTGACGGCCGACGACGTGATCTTCTCCTGGCAGCGCGCCTTGAGCGAAGGCTCTGACATGAAAGTCCGGGCCGGCGCCATCAAGAAGATGACGAAGGTCGACGATTTCACTATCGAAGCCTGGACCGCAGACCCGATGCCGATCCTGATGCAGGAGATGACCACGCTCTACATCATGGACAAGGAATGGTCGGAAGCACACAACACGACCACGTCTGTGAATGCTAGCGGCGGCACGGAAAACAACTATGCCGGTCTGCATGCAAACGGTACGGGCCCGTTCAAGGTTGTTGAACGTCAGCCGGACGTGAAAACCACGCTGACCCGTTTCGACGGTTACTGGGCAGACATCAAGTCCAACGTCACCGACGTTGAATTCACCCCGATCAAACAGGCGGCAACCCGTGTTGCGGCATTGATCTCCGGTGAAATGGACCTGATCTACCCGGTGCCGGTCCAGGACTGGAAACGCCTGGACGAAGCTGACGGCGTCAAGCCGCTGACCGGTCCGGAAGCCCGCACTATCTTCCTCGGCATGGACCAGAGCCGCGATGAGCTGCTTTATTCCAATGTCAAAGGCAAGAACCCGTTCAAGGACAAGCGCGTTCGTGAAGCCTTTGCTCATGCAATTAACCTGAGCGCGATCAAGAAAAAGATCATGCGTGGGGCGGCAACCCCGGCGGGCCTGTTGGTTGCACCGCAGATCAATGGCTTCAACAAGGCGCTGAACAAGCCTTATGAATATAACCCGAAAAAATCCATCGCCCTGCTGCAGGAAGCCGGTTATCCGAACGGCTTTGAAGTTAGCATGGACTGCCCGAACAACCGCTATGTGAACGACGAGAAAATCTGTCAGGCGGTCGCCAGCATGCTGGCCAAGGTCGGTGTGAAGATTAATGTGAACGCACAGCCGAAATCCAAGTATTTCGCCAAGGTTCTGGCAACCAACGATTTCGACACCAGCTTCTACCTGCTGGGTTGGACGCCGAGCTCCATCGATGCGCATAACGCTTATCAGAACCTGATGCACTGCCAGGATCGCGAAAACCAGTTGGGCCTGTTCAACCTGGGTAACTTCTGCAACAAGCGTGTTGACGAGCTGACCGCACAGATCGGTACGGAAACCGACCCGGCCAAGCGTCAGGCGCTGTTCGATGAAGGCTTCAAGATCGTCAAGGATGAAGTCGGCTACCTGCCGATCCATCAGCAGCCGCTCTCCTGGGGCGTGCGTGACGGCGTCAGTGTTGCCCAGCGTGCAGACAATGTCCTCGACATTCGCAACGTGGTAATGCCGTAA